The following coding sequences are from one Streptomyces dengpaensis window:
- a CDS encoding phage tail tape measure protein: MALTVGELAATITVDDSEAEQGLDTFQSRLRSALSRITQRAREGGQDAGDALGEGIEEGASEGAEAAGSSITDNLKGLALGAIGGSLGAALMSGIGAALEQEQITAKLGAQLGATGPEAERYGHIAGELYANAITEDIQGAADAIKATMNAGLLPPDATNDQIESISTKLSDLSTVLEMDVGDAANAAGAMVRNGLAKNAEEALDMLTQASNQGANRFGDLGDTITQSANNLHHFGLTGEEALGTVLQGLDAGAPSAETLTGALEEMAANASSSADVFTSLGLNGKQMAKDFAEGGPAAGKALDDLMDKLRQTRDPAKRSAAMVALFGEEALTMQDALLAVDPSQASARLGDFSGAADTAGDSLHDNAATKVEQFKRSLSTTFIDMLGNQVLPRLEGFFEFARENSGLLIGLAAGVTAVGSAFSLAAIGVWAMNSAMLANPIFWIVAGAVAAVAGAVILIVLYWDEIKAATLLAWDWVVGKITEAKDGIMVAVGFLGQIPGLVGDWFGDMKDQAVRKSTDLVTWLRGLPGSIGSAIGGMGSTLRGAATRSFQSFRDASVQKVASFITWVRGIPGQISRGIGSLSGLLSGKGQDVVRGLWNGIKSMGSWLRDTLIGWARSIIPGPIAKALGIASPSRVMRDQIGRWIPAGIVEGIEDGSGAVGTTMRNLVSVPTTGQATAAHVAAQSGGAVSGSTRASDVVRIGSDGSAFGDFIMGELRKAVGTRGGNVQFAITGRSA, from the coding sequence ATGGCGCTGACTGTGGGCGAGCTTGCCGCCACGATCACCGTGGACGACAGCGAGGCCGAACAAGGCCTCGACACCTTCCAGTCCCGTTTGCGGTCCGCCCTATCTCGCATCACCCAGCGGGCCCGCGAGGGTGGGCAAGACGCCGGCGACGCTCTCGGCGAGGGCATCGAAGAGGGCGCCAGCGAGGGCGCCGAAGCTGCCGGTAGCAGCATCACCGACAACCTGAAAGGCCTCGCCCTCGGGGCGATCGGCGGCAGCCTCGGCGCCGCGCTCATGTCCGGTATCGGCGCCGCGCTCGAGCAGGAGCAGATAACCGCCAAACTCGGTGCGCAGCTCGGCGCCACCGGGCCCGAGGCGGAGCGGTACGGGCACATCGCAGGCGAGCTCTACGCGAACGCCATCACGGAGGATATCCAGGGCGCCGCGGACGCGATCAAAGCGACCATGAATGCGGGATTGCTGCCGCCGGACGCGACGAACGACCAGATCGAGAGCATCTCTACGAAGCTCTCGGACCTGTCCACGGTCCTTGAGATGGACGTGGGCGACGCCGCCAACGCGGCCGGCGCCATGGTCCGCAACGGTCTGGCGAAGAACGCCGAGGAAGCTCTCGACATGCTTACGCAGGCGTCCAACCAGGGCGCCAACCGGTTCGGGGACTTGGGCGACACGATCACTCAGTCCGCGAACAACCTGCACCATTTCGGGCTGACGGGCGAGGAAGCGTTGGGCACGGTCCTGCAAGGCCTCGACGCGGGCGCCCCGTCCGCGGAGACCCTCACAGGCGCGCTCGAAGAGATGGCCGCGAACGCGTCATCGTCCGCGGATGTGTTCACGAGCCTGGGCCTGAACGGCAAGCAGATGGCGAAGGATTTCGCCGAGGGTGGCCCCGCAGCGGGCAAGGCTCTTGACGACCTGATGGACAAGCTGCGGCAGACAAGGGATCCGGCCAAGCGCAGTGCCGCAATGGTGGCGCTGTTCGGTGAGGAAGCCCTCACGATGCAGGACGCGCTGTTGGCGGTGGACCCCTCGCAAGCATCTGCGCGGCTCGGTGATTTCAGCGGAGCAGCGGACACGGCAGGCGACAGTTTGCACGACAACGCCGCGACGAAGGTCGAGCAGTTCAAGCGCAGTTTGAGCACGACGTTTATCGACATGCTCGGCAACCAGGTTCTTCCCCGGCTGGAAGGGTTCTTCGAGTTCGCGCGGGAAAACTCTGGGCTTCTGATCGGTCTCGCCGCGGGTGTGACTGCGGTCGGCTCGGCGTTCTCGCTCGCTGCCATTGGCGTGTGGGCGATGAATTCAGCGATGCTCGCGAACCCCATTTTTTGGATTGTTGCGGGTGCCGTCGCTGCGGTCGCTGGCGCGGTGATATTGATCGTCCTGTACTGGGACGAAATCAAGGCCGCAACGCTCCTTGCGTGGGATTGGGTGGTTGGCAAGATCACCGAGGCCAAGGATGGGATCATGGTCGCGGTCGGTTTCCTCGGCCAGATTCCGGGTCTCGTCGGCGACTGGTTCGGCGATATGAAAGACCAGGCCGTACGCAAGAGTACCGATCTTGTTACGTGGCTGAGGGGCTTGCCGGGCAGTATCGGGTCTGCGATCGGCGGCATGGGCAGCACGCTGCGGGGCGCCGCAACACGCAGCTTTCAGTCTTTCCGTGACGCGTCGGTGCAGAAAGTTGCGTCGTTCATTACGTGGGTGCGGGGCATCCCGGGGCAGATATCCCGCGGTATCGGCTCGCTGTCTGGTCTGCTGTCCGGTAAGGGGCAGGACGTTGTACGCGGCCTGTGGAACGGCATCAAGTCCATGGGTTCTTGGTTGCGAGACACGCTCATTGGATGGGCGCGCAGCATCATTCCCGGGCCGATTGCTAAAGCGTTGGGCATTGCCTCGCCGTCGCGGGTGATGCGCGATCAGATCGGCCGTTGGATTCCCGCGGGCATCGTCGAGGGCATCGAGGACGGGTCCGGAGCGGTGGGTACGACCATGCGGAACTTGGTCTCCGTGCCGACCACCGGGCAGGCCACGGCGGCGCATGTGGCCGCGCAGTCCGGCGGCGCGGTGTCCGGCAGCACCCGGGCGAGCGATGTGGTGCGTATCGGCTCGGACGGCAGCGCGTTCGGAGACTTCATCATGGGCGAGCTTCGGAAGGCCGTAGGCACGCGTGGCGGGAACGTCCAGTTCGCTATCACGGGAAGGAGCGCGTAA
- a CDS encoding helix-turn-helix domain-containing protein — translation MAEHLGDRIAHLRRMARLTQEALAERSDLSVDTIKKLEQKRKHSARLPTLHALAKGLGVELTALLGDPPGVPSTGEVDPPELVSLRRAVMPPLFAPPAEPSDTERLTARLLRREIADAWTLYHAAEFGRLMTVLPGIISDARFTASVGNAGDRATGQAALGKSLQLAGHLAIRLGKIDLALSALERAMTAADQSSDPLLTSMVSNSVAWNYQRQNRLDDATNLAVYAADKVDREQADTAEKVRVWGGLVMSAATSAARSGDYDTANDMMTTAEDATKRLAKLPPPSDSKLVSVFSRSSVRIERVRLAVQHARPEEALRLAKGMRLSADTPPSWRTWLLLDVARAHADLGDAEGAVRALTRLYEVAPGWMAHHTLAVAIVSDLWAGPARPPGLRKLAEFLGVAA, via the coding sequence ATGGCTGAGCACCTGGGGGACCGGATCGCCCACCTTCGGCGCATGGCGAGGCTGACCCAAGAGGCACTGGCGGAACGATCCGACCTGTCCGTGGACACGATCAAGAAGCTGGAGCAGAAGCGGAAGCACTCCGCCCGGCTCCCCACTCTGCACGCCCTTGCGAAGGGCCTCGGCGTCGAGCTGACCGCCCTACTTGGCGACCCGCCCGGCGTCCCCTCAACAGGCGAGGTCGACCCGCCCGAGCTCGTCAGCTTGAGGCGTGCCGTGATGCCCCCGTTGTTCGCCCCGCCCGCGGAGCCGAGCGACACCGAGCGCCTCACCGCGCGGCTCCTGCGCCGGGAGATCGCGGACGCATGGACGCTGTACCACGCTGCGGAGTTCGGGCGCCTCATGACCGTGCTGCCCGGCATCATCAGCGACGCGCGGTTCACCGCCTCGGTAGGCAATGCAGGCGACCGCGCGACCGGACAGGCAGCTCTCGGCAAGTCCCTCCAGCTCGCTGGCCACCTCGCGATCCGGCTCGGCAAAATCGACCTCGCTCTGTCCGCGCTCGAACGCGCGATGACCGCAGCCGACCAGTCCTCCGACCCCCTGCTCACGTCCATGGTCAGTAACAGCGTGGCCTGGAACTACCAACGACAGAACAGGCTCGACGACGCAACGAATCTCGCCGTCTACGCCGCCGACAAGGTCGACCGGGAACAGGCCGACACCGCCGAAAAGGTGCGCGTGTGGGGCGGCCTGGTCATGTCGGCCGCGACCAGTGCGGCACGTTCCGGGGACTACGACACAGCCAACGACATGATGACAACCGCCGAGGACGCCACCAAGAGGCTCGCCAAGCTACCCCCACCCAGCGACAGCAAGCTCGTGTCAGTGTTCAGCCGCTCCTCGGTCCGCATCGAACGAGTACGCCTCGCCGTGCAGCACGCACGGCCCGAGGAAGCCCTACGCCTCGCCAAGGGCATGCGCCTGTCGGCCGACACGCCTCCGTCGTGGCGTACGTGGCTGCTCCTCGACGTGGCGCGGGCACACGCCGACCTCGGCGACGCAGAGGGAGCTGTGAGAGCCCTCACCAGGCTTTATGAGGTGGCGCCCGGATGGATGGCGCACCACACCCTTGCCGTGGCCATCGTGAGCGACCTGTGGGCCGGGCCTGCGCGCCCTCCTGGGCTGCGGAAGCTCGCCGAGTTCCTCGGAGTGGCCGCGTAA
- a CDS encoding DUF7426 family protein yields MAFQALGELLDETLALPIKDKTYTIPPPSAATGLRVQAIMQAAAVAADGGQVDEAVLADAAERDMYRDVLGTAHAEMVADGVTWPVLKHCAVTSMVWIVQDKGAAERYWNSGGDPSRLAPNRKQRRSSPAAASKTQSRGSTSGTNSRPAKSAGGKKAAPRA; encoded by the coding sequence ATGGCCTTTCAGGCACTGGGGGAGTTGCTCGACGAGACACTCGCGCTCCCCATCAAAGACAAGACGTACACCATCCCGCCGCCGTCCGCGGCAACCGGCCTGCGCGTGCAGGCCATCATGCAGGCCGCCGCGGTGGCCGCGGACGGAGGGCAGGTCGACGAGGCCGTTTTGGCGGATGCCGCCGAGCGCGACATGTACCGCGACGTGCTTGGCACCGCGCACGCTGAAATGGTCGCCGACGGCGTTACGTGGCCTGTGCTCAAGCACTGCGCCGTGACCTCGATGGTGTGGATCGTGCAGGACAAGGGCGCCGCCGAACGCTACTGGAACAGCGGCGGCGACCCTTCTCGTCTGGCCCCGAACCGGAAGCAGCGCCGCAGCTCACCGGCTGCGGCGAGCAAGACCCAGTCTCGGGGCTCCACGAGTGGTACGAACTCCCGCCCGGCCAAGTCCGCCGGCGGAAAAAAGGCCGCGCCGCGCGCGTGA
- a CDS encoding glycoside hydrolase family 25 protein produces the protein MTSTCRGIDVSAYQASMDWAALKSDGLSFAFAKASEGQNTRDARFAAHIKGIKAAGLIAGAYHFAWPNQDPAREAANYIAAVRPHAGPGFLHWLDLEAYSDRRNYRGRTAEQIRAYAAAWIAAVQKAFPGQRVGIYTSADDIAHGHVPTGVPLWYPAYPGARVDTFAEAEAASRPTPSGRTVTIWQFTSTPAKGPRVDSNLCYMSASALRTWAAGDTAPSKPSTPKPYSPPPFPSGLAPNKARPSAVTLQRALKKAGHMAKSVPESPNYGPKTQAAVAKFHNAHPQYRAAGKSYDPAIGPKGWAALFRLAYGK, from the coding sequence ATGACCAGCACTTGCCGCGGTATCGACGTGTCCGCCTATCAGGCCTCGATGGATTGGGCCGCGCTCAAGTCCGACGGTCTCTCTTTCGCGTTCGCCAAGGCGTCCGAGGGACAGAACACGCGTGACGCCCGGTTCGCCGCGCACATCAAGGGCATCAAGGCCGCAGGCCTGATCGCCGGCGCCTACCACTTCGCCTGGCCGAACCAGGACCCCGCCCGCGAGGCTGCGAACTACATCGCCGCCGTCCGTCCGCACGCTGGCCCCGGGTTCCTGCACTGGCTCGACCTGGAGGCGTACAGCGACCGCCGCAACTACCGCGGGCGCACTGCCGAGCAGATCCGGGCGTACGCCGCCGCGTGGATCGCCGCCGTGCAGAAGGCGTTCCCTGGGCAACGTGTCGGCATCTACACGAGCGCCGACGACATCGCCCACGGCCACGTGCCCACGGGCGTACCGCTGTGGTACCCGGCGTACCCGGGCGCGAGGGTCGACACGTTCGCCGAGGCCGAGGCAGCGAGCAGGCCCACCCCGTCCGGGCGCACCGTCACGATCTGGCAGTTCACCTCCACCCCCGCCAAGGGCCCGCGCGTCGACTCGAACCTCTGCTACATGTCCGCGTCCGCGCTGCGTACGTGGGCCGCGGGCGACACCGCGCCGAGCAAGCCGTCGACGCCGAAGCCGTACAGCCCGCCGCCGTTCCCGAGCGGCCTCGCCCCGAACAAGGCCCGGCCGTCCGCCGTGACGCTTCAGCGCGCGCTGAAGAAGGCCGGACACATGGCCAAGAGCGTTCCGGAGTCCCCGAACTACGGGCCGAAGACTCAGGCCGCCGTCGCCAAGTTCCACAACGCGCACCCGCAGTACCGCGCCGCGGGCAAGAGCTATGACCCCGCGATCGGCCCCAAGGGTTGGGCGGCTCTGTTCCGCCTCGCCTACGGCAAGTAG
- a CDS encoding poly-gamma-glutamate hydrolase family protein yields the protein MGHRGYRRSVDVHRWQRLGLQRAGGVTVADLYASYTALAASEVEGMSYERRSVPVTGTTWSAIAIHGGGIEAGSGEMARAVGAGLMNHYEFAGIKSANNWDLHVTSTNFDEPTCLGIVTAARRCLSFHGYTGTTDVAETSLGGLDTATVARVQTALQYAGFRVITAAQEINGSDPANIANKTTITAGVQIEMSAALRASFFPNGDTSRAMRDSGQRTATFSRYVAAIRSVFDGQGTVSQGSVNVSRWTTVPYSAADIDIVAGMSTDKLAVGGSQFLNLAGRFVDVNNAYLARVAFNTDQTVTLTLRKRVASTETLLATAANTSGLTHAAGRMFTVRFQITGSTLRAKVWLAGAAEPSEWSVTTPDTSLTAAGAVGTRSILSTTNTNVLPVVASYDGFRQLAPQRMRVVRSVNGITKAQQAGAAVRLAYPSIIAL from the coding sequence GTGGGGCACCGCGGATACCGGCGAAGCGTGGACGTTCATCGGTGGCAGCGCCTCGGACTACAGCGTGCAGGGGGTGTGACCGTGGCAGACCTGTACGCCTCATACACAGCGCTCGCTGCGAGCGAGGTCGAGGGCATGTCATACGAGCGCCGTAGCGTGCCCGTGACGGGCACGACGTGGTCGGCTATCGCCATTCACGGTGGCGGCATCGAGGCCGGATCTGGCGAGATGGCCCGCGCGGTCGGCGCCGGGCTCATGAACCACTACGAGTTCGCCGGGATTAAGAGCGCGAACAACTGGGACTTGCACGTCACCAGCACGAATTTCGACGAACCGACCTGCTTGGGCATCGTCACGGCTGCGCGACGCTGCCTGTCCTTCCACGGCTACACCGGCACTACGGACGTGGCTGAGACGTCCCTCGGTGGCCTCGACACTGCCACCGTGGCCCGCGTTCAAACCGCGCTGCAATACGCCGGATTCCGCGTGATCACTGCCGCGCAGGAGATCAACGGTAGCGACCCCGCGAACATCGCCAACAAGACGACGATCACAGCGGGTGTTCAGATCGAGATGAGCGCGGCCCTGCGTGCGTCGTTCTTCCCGAACGGCGACACGTCCAGGGCGATGCGTGACAGCGGGCAGCGAACGGCCACGTTCAGCCGATACGTGGCCGCGATCCGGTCCGTGTTCGATGGACAGGGCACGGTGTCGCAGGGCAGCGTGAACGTGAGCCGCTGGACGACCGTCCCCTACAGCGCCGCGGACATCGACATCGTGGCGGGCATGAGCACCGACAAACTCGCCGTGGGTGGCTCCCAGTTCCTCAACTTGGCGGGCCGCTTCGTGGACGTGAATAACGCCTACTTGGCGCGCGTCGCGTTCAACACTGACCAAACCGTCACGCTCACATTGCGCAAGCGGGTAGCGAGCACGGAGACGCTCCTCGCGACGGCCGCCAACACGTCCGGCCTTACGCACGCCGCGGGCCGCATGTTCACGGTGCGGTTTCAGATCACCGGCAGCACGCTGCGGGCGAAAGTCTGGCTTGCGGGGGCCGCGGAGCCGTCGGAGTGGTCCGTGACCACGCCAGACACCAGCCTTACCGCGGCGGGCGCGGTCGGTACCCGCTCCATCCTGTCGACGACGAACACCAACGTTCTACCGGTGGTCGCCAGTTACGACGGATTCCGGCAGCTGGCCCCGCAGCGTATGCGGGTGGTGCGGTCCGTCAACGGGATCACGAAGGCACAGCAGGCAGGCGCCGCCGTCCGGCTCGCCTATCCGTCCATCATCGCTCTGTAA
- a CDS encoding helix-turn-helix transcriptional regulator, whose translation MHDPPPGLPDFRRLVADRVRTERRRRNLTQEQLAHDAGLAPRTVVSLESGRHGCHLDVLYALARAMGVTVADLVSDDLP comes from the coding sequence GTGCACGATCCCCCGCCCGGCCTCCCGGACTTCCGGCGCCTCGTCGCCGACCGCGTGAGAACCGAGCGGCGTCGGCGGAACCTCACCCAAGAACAGCTCGCACACGACGCTGGCCTTGCCCCGCGCACAGTCGTCTCTCTCGAATCCGGCCGCCACGGCTGCCACCTCGACGTCCTTTACGCCCTCGCCCGCGCCATGGGCGTAACCGTCGCCGACCTTGTGAGCGACGACCTTCCATAG
- a CDS encoding Rv3235 family protein: MNKVMTRTKRHPGTRPPGRQDTRRPGTTPPRSPGSGTPRRTPDNSPPSTPPGSGTSRPIPTTPTTPPSTLPRTASTGALPATAATRKPPRPTPNGDGGPPGATMQPPGGGAPPRPTDLFADRLLAVLSGQRPVHCMLRHTAGRAYDELAWLAERGPLRTRGTRPVVRDVGYYVARRGAIEAFARIGAGDQLRAMAFRLERGPDLRWRCTAVELGGPRMHRTDAD; encoded by the coding sequence ATGAACAAGGTGATGACCAGGACCAAGCGCCACCCGGGCACCCGCCCGCCCGGCCGCCAGGACACCCGCCGCCCGGGCACCACACCACCCCGCTCCCCCGGATCGGGCACACCCCGCAGGACCCCGGACAACAGCCCGCCTTCGACACCGCCCGGCTCAGGCACGTCCCGCCCAATCCCGACCACACCGACCACACCGCCGAGCACCCTCCCGCGAACGGCATCGACCGGCGCCCTCCCAGCAACGGCGGCAACCCGCAAGCCGCCGCGCCCGACGCCCAACGGCGACGGCGGCCCTCCGGGCGCCACGATGCAGCCCCCTGGCGGCGGAGCCCCGCCCCGCCCCACCGACCTCTTCGCCGACCGCCTGCTCGCCGTACTGAGCGGTCAGCGCCCCGTCCACTGCATGCTGCGACACACCGCGGGCCGTGCCTACGACGAACTGGCCTGGCTCGCCGAACGCGGCCCCCTGCGTACCCGCGGCACCCGCCCGGTCGTCCGCGACGTCGGCTACTACGTAGCGCGCCGCGGCGCGATCGAGGCCTTCGCCCGCATCGGCGCCGGCGACCAGCTGCGCGCCATGGCCTTCCGCCTGGAACGGGGCCCGGACCTCCGCTGGCGCTGCACGGCCGTGGAACTGGGCGGCCCCCGTATGCACCGCACGGACGCCGACTGA
- the secA gene encoding preprotein translocase subunit SecA translates to MSVLSKIMRAGEGKILRKLHRIADQVNSIEEDFVDLSDAELRALTDEYKQRYADGESLDDLLPEAFATVREAAKRVLGQRHYDVQMMGGAALHLGYVAEMKTGEGKTLVGTLPAYLNALSGDGVHLITVNDYLAERDSEMMGRVHKFLGLSVGCILANMTPAQRREQYACDITYGTNNEFGFDYLRDNMAWSQDELVQRGHNFAIVDEVDSILVDEARTPLIISGPADQATKWYGDFAKLVTRLKKGEPGNQLKGIEETGDYEVDEKKRTVGIHESGVSKVEDWLGIDNLYESVNTPLVGYLNNAIKAKELFKKDKDYVVIDGEVMIVDEHTGRILAGRRYNEGMHQAIEAKEGVDIKDENQTLATITLQNFFRLYDKLSGMTGTAMTEAAEFNQIYKLGVVPIPTNKPMVRKDQSDLIYRTEVAKFDAVVDDIAEKHEKGQPILVGTTSVEKSEYLSQQLSKRGIQHEVLNAKQHDREATIVAQAGRKGAVTVATNMAGRGTDIKLGGNPDDLAEAELRQRGLDPEEHIEEWAAALPAALERAEKAVQAENDEVKDLGGLYVLGTERHESRRIDNQLRGRSGRQGDPGESRFYLSLGDDLMRLFKAQMVERVMSMANVPDDVPIENKMVTRAIASAQSQVEQQNFETRKNVLKYDEVLNRQREVIYGERRRVLEGEDLQEQIHHFMDGTIDAYIGAETAEGFAEEWDVDRLWGAFKQLYPVKVTVDELEEAAGDRAGLTAEFISESIKDDIHEQYEAREAQLGSEIMRELERRVVLSVLDRKWREHLYEMDYLQEGIGLRAMAQKDPLVEYQREGFDMFGAMMEGIKEESVGYLFNLEVQVEQQVEEVPVADAVPSLDKEDVVPAGAARPEIRAKGLDAPQRRDRLHFSAPKVDGEGGIVEGDFISDDEPVRSEADGLTRAERRKQQKGARRRKK, encoded by the coding sequence GTGTCCGTCCTCTCGAAGATCATGCGTGCAGGCGAAGGCAAGATCCTGCGCAAGCTGCACCGCATCGCGGACCAGGTCAACTCCATCGAAGAGGACTTCGTCGACCTCTCCGACGCCGAGCTGCGCGCCCTCACCGATGAGTACAAGCAGCGGTACGCCGACGGTGAGAGCCTCGACGACCTGCTGCCCGAAGCCTTCGCCACGGTGCGCGAGGCCGCCAAGCGCGTCCTCGGCCAGCGCCACTACGACGTGCAGATGATGGGTGGCGCCGCGCTCCACCTCGGCTATGTCGCGGAGATGAAGACCGGTGAGGGCAAGACGCTCGTCGGCACCCTGCCCGCGTATCTGAACGCTCTCTCCGGAGACGGCGTTCACCTCATCACGGTCAACGACTACCTGGCCGAGCGCGACTCCGAAATGATGGGCCGCGTCCACAAGTTCCTGGGTCTGAGCGTCGGCTGCATCCTCGCCAACATGACGCCGGCCCAGCGCCGCGAGCAGTACGCGTGCGACATCACGTACGGCACGAACAACGAGTTCGGCTTCGACTACCTGCGCGACAACATGGCGTGGTCGCAGGACGAACTGGTGCAGCGCGGCCACAACTTCGCGATCGTCGACGAGGTCGACTCCATCCTCGTCGACGAGGCCCGTACGCCGCTGATCATCTCCGGCCCCGCCGACCAGGCCACCAAGTGGTACGGCGACTTCGCCAAGCTGGTCACCCGCCTGAAGAAGGGCGAGCCGGGCAACCAGCTCAAGGGCATCGAGGAGACCGGCGACTACGAGGTCGACGAGAAGAAGCGCACCGTCGGCATCCACGAGTCCGGCGTCTCCAAGGTCGAGGACTGGCTGGGCATCGACAACCTGTACGAGTCGGTGAACACGCCGCTCGTCGGGTACCTGAACAACGCCATCAAGGCCAAGGAACTCTTCAAGAAGGACAAGGACTACGTCGTCATCGACGGCGAAGTCATGATCGTCGACGAGCACACCGGCCGTATCCTCGCCGGCCGCCGCTACAACGAGGGCATGCACCAGGCGATCGAGGCGAAGGAAGGGGTGGACATCAAGGACGAGAACCAGACGCTCGCCACGATCACCCTGCAGAACTTCTTCCGCCTCTACGACAAGCTCTCCGGCATGACCGGTACGGCGATGACCGAGGCCGCCGAGTTCAACCAGATCTACAAGCTCGGCGTCGTCCCGATCCCGACCAACAAGCCGATGGTCCGCAAGGACCAGTCGGACCTGATCTACCGCACCGAGGTCGCCAAGTTCGACGCGGTGGTCGACGACATCGCCGAGAAGCACGAGAAGGGCCAGCCGATCCTCGTCGGTACGACGTCGGTCGAGAAGTCCGAATACCTCTCGCAGCAGCTCTCCAAGCGCGGCATCCAGCACGAAGTGCTGAACGCGAAGCAGCACGACCGGGAGGCGACGATCGTCGCCCAGGCCGGCCGCAAGGGCGCCGTGACCGTGGCCACGAACATGGCCGGTCGTGGTACGGACATCAAGCTCGGCGGCAACCCGGACGACCTCGCCGAGGCGGAGCTGCGCCAGCGCGGCCTCGACCCCGAGGAGCACATCGAGGAGTGGGCCGCCGCGCTGCCCGCCGCCCTGGAGCGGGCCGAGAAGGCGGTCCAGGCGGAGAACGACGAGGTCAAGGATCTCGGCGGGCTCTACGTACTGGGCACCGAGCGCCACGAGTCCCGGCGTATCGACAACCAGCTGCGCGGTCGTTCCGGCCGTCAGGGCGACCCCGGCGAGTCCCGCTTCTACCTCTCCCTGGGCGACGACCTGATGCGGCTCTTCAAGGCGCAGATGGTCGAGCGCGTCATGTCGATGGCGAACGTTCCCGACGACGTGCCGATCGAGAACAAGATGGTCACGCGCGCGATCGCCTCCGCCCAGTCGCAGGTCGAGCAGCAGAACTTCGAGACCCGTAAGAACGTTCTGAAGTACGACGAGGTCCTCAACCGGCAGCGCGAGGTCATCTACGGCGAGCGCCGCCGCGTCCTGGAGGGCGAGGACCTGCAGGAGCAGATCCACCACTTCATGGACGGCACCATCGACGCGTACATCGGGGCCGAGACCGCCGAGGGCTTCGCCGAGGAGTGGGACGTGGACCGGCTGTGGGGCGCCTTCAAGCAGCTCTACCCGGTGAAGGTCACCGTCGACGAGCTGGAGGAGGCGGCCGGCGACCGTGCCGGCCTGACCGCCGAGTTCATCTCCGAGTCGATCAAGGACGACATCCACGAGCAGTACGAGGCCCGTGAGGCGCAGCTCGGCTCCGAGATCATGCGTGAGCTGGAGCGCCGGGTCGTGCTGTCGGTCCTGGACCGCAAGTGGCGCGAGCACCTCTACGAGATGGACTACCTCCAGGAGGGCATCGGCCTGCGGGCCATGGCGCAGAAGGACCCGCTGGTCGAGTACCAGCGCGAGGGCTTCGACATGTTCGGCGCCATGATGGAAGGCATCAAGGAGGAGTCCGTCGGCTACCTGTTCAACCTGGAGGTCCAGGTCGAGCAGCAGGTCGAGGAGGTTCCGGTCGCGGACGCCGTGCCGTCCCTCGACAAGGAGGACGTCGTCCCCGCTGGCGCGGCGCGTCCGGAGATCCGCGCCAAGGGCCTCGACGCCCCGCAGCGGCGGGACCGGCTGCACTTCTCCGCGCCGAAGGTGGACGGCGAGGGCGGCATCGTCGAGGGCGACTTCATCAGCGACGACGAGCCCGTGCGCTCCGAGGCGGACGGCCTCACGCGCGCGGAGCGCCGCAAGCAGCAGAAGGGCGCACGTCGGCGCAAGAAGTGA
- a CDS encoding DUF6912 family protein: protein MRVYVPLTLSGLAEAYKTGELEAGPFVAYAVTPALREWYLSDDIEELEYAALSRAALASLRLLAVDPGVARRRVVVAVDVPDRAAVADPDRGLDPEALGEVRVSGAVPLAKAAAVHVDSGDAEEDVAAAAGALGAADVGDDDAQFIVDGAEDHELLWFATQEIPNLVGLGD, encoded by the coding sequence ATGCGCGTCTACGTCCCTCTGACCCTCTCCGGTCTCGCCGAGGCGTACAAGACGGGGGAGCTGGAGGCGGGACCGTTCGTCGCGTACGCCGTCACGCCCGCGTTGCGTGAGTGGTACCTCTCCGACGACATCGAGGAGCTCGAATACGCGGCGCTCAGCCGTGCCGCGCTGGCCTCGCTGCGGTTGCTCGCGGTCGATCCGGGGGTGGCGCGGCGGCGGGTTGTCGTCGCGGTCGACGTCCCGGACCGGGCCGCGGTCGCCGATCCCGACCGGGGGCTCGATCCCGAGGCGCTCGGCGAGGTGCGGGTCTCCGGGGCGGTGCCGCTGGCGAAGGCGGCCGCCGTGCACGTCGACTCGGGCGATGCCGAGGAGGATGTCGCCGCTGCGGCGGGGGCGCTCGGCGCGGCGGATGTCGGGGACGACGACGCCCAGTTCATTGTCGACGGGGCCGAGGACCACGAGCTGCTGTGGTTCGCCACGCAGGAGATTCCCAACCTGGTGGGGTTGGGGGACTGA